The Achromobacter pestifer genome includes a region encoding these proteins:
- the aceF gene encoding dihydrolipoyllysine-residue acetyltransferase: MSNIVQIKVPDIGDFKEVEVIEVLVAVGDTIKAEQSLITVESDKASMEIPASQGGVVKSISVKVGDKIAEGTVVLEVEASGAGEAAAPAAAPAKEEAPKAEAKAAPQQAVAAAPAAPAAASGPVNIEVPDIGDFKEVEVIEVMVAVGDTIKAEQSLITVESDKASMEIPASQGGVVKEVKVKVGDKVAKGSVVVVVEGAAPAAAAAAPAPAAKAEAVAAPAAKAEVATAPAAQRQAPAAVLEDANLKPGQLPHASPSVRKFARELGVNLSKVKGSGPKERITADDVRGFVKQALAAPAAAAGGSADGAALGLLPWPKVDFTKFGPIEAKPLSRIKKISGANLHRNWVMIPHVTNNDEADITDLEALRVTLNKENEKSGIKVTMLAFLIKAVVAALKKFPEFNASLDGDNLVLKQYYHIGFAADTPNGLVVPVIRDADKKGILQIAQEMTDLSKKARDGKISPADMQGGCFSISSLGGIGGTSFTPIINAPEVAILGVSRSAHKPVWDGKQFVPRLIVPLSLSYDHRVIDGASAARFNAYLGALLADFRRIAL; this comes from the coding sequence ATGAGCAACATCGTGCAAATCAAGGTTCCCGACATCGGCGACTTCAAGGAAGTGGAAGTCATCGAAGTGCTGGTGGCGGTGGGCGACACGATCAAGGCCGAACAGAGCCTGATCACCGTCGAATCCGACAAGGCCTCGATGGAAATCCCCGCGTCGCAAGGCGGCGTGGTGAAGTCGATCAGCGTGAAGGTGGGCGACAAGATTGCCGAAGGCACGGTCGTGCTGGAAGTAGAAGCGTCGGGCGCGGGCGAGGCTGCGGCCCCCGCGGCTGCGCCGGCCAAGGAAGAGGCTCCCAAGGCTGAAGCCAAGGCCGCTCCGCAGCAGGCAGTGGCTGCGGCTCCGGCCGCTCCGGCTGCCGCCAGCGGCCCGGTGAACATCGAAGTGCCGGACATCGGCGACTTCAAGGAAGTCGAAGTCATCGAAGTCATGGTCGCGGTCGGCGACACCATCAAGGCCGAGCAAAGCCTGATCACCGTCGAGTCCGACAAGGCCTCGATGGAAATCCCGGCTTCGCAAGGCGGCGTGGTCAAGGAAGTGAAGGTCAAGGTCGGCGACAAGGTTGCCAAGGGCTCGGTCGTGGTCGTGGTGGAGGGCGCCGCGCCCGCCGCCGCTGCCGCCGCGCCGGCTCCGGCCGCCAAGGCTGAAGCCGTCGCCGCGCCCGCGGCCAAGGCTGAGGTAGCAACGGCGCCTGCCGCGCAGCGTCAGGCTCCCGCCGCTGTGCTGGAAGACGCCAACCTCAAGCCGGGCCAACTCCCGCACGCCTCGCCTTCGGTGCGCAAGTTCGCGCGCGAACTGGGCGTGAACCTGAGCAAGGTCAAGGGTTCGGGTCCCAAGGAACGCATCACGGCAGACGACGTGCGCGGTTTCGTCAAGCAGGCGCTGGCGGCGCCCGCCGCAGCCGCTGGCGGTTCGGCCGATGGCGCCGCGCTGGGCCTGTTGCCGTGGCCAAAGGTCGACTTCACCAAGTTCGGCCCGATCGAAGCCAAGCCGCTGTCGCGCATCAAGAAGATCTCCGGCGCGAACCTGCACCGCAACTGGGTCATGATCCCGCACGTCACCAACAACGACGAAGCGGACATCACCGACCTGGAAGCGCTGCGCGTCACGCTGAACAAGGAAAACGAGAAGTCGGGCATCAAGGTCACGATGCTGGCCTTCCTGATCAAGGCCGTGGTCGCGGCCCTGAAGAAGTTCCCCGAGTTCAACGCCTCGCTGGACGGCGACAACCTGGTGCTCAAGCAGTACTACCACATCGGCTTCGCCGCCGACACGCCCAACGGGCTGGTGGTGCCGGTGATCCGCGACGCCGACAAGAAGGGCATCCTGCAGATCGCCCAGGAAATGACCGACCTGTCCAAGAAGGCGCGCGACGGCAAGATCTCGCCCGCCGACATGCAGGGCGGCTGCTTCTCGATCTCGTCCCTGGGCGGCATCGGCGGCACCTCGTTCACGCCCATCATCAACGCCCCTGAAGTGGCCATCCTGGGCGTGTCGCGCTCGGCGCACAAGCCCGTTTGGGACGGCAAGCAGTTCGTGCCGCGCCTGATCGTGCCGCTGTCGCTGTCGTACGATCACCGCGTCATCGACGGCGCCTCCGCCGCGCGCTTCAACGCCTATCTGGGCGCCTTGCTGGCCGACTTCCGCCGCATCGCGCTGTAA
- the aceE gene encoding pyruvate dehydrogenase (acetyl-transferring), homodimeric type → MSSYAQAGAVQAANDEDTLETQEWLEALAAVLDREGPQRAHYLLERLIDEARRSGAHIPFSPNTAYVNTIPPGLEPAHPGNLELESRIRSYVRWNAMAMVVKANKHNPPDGGDLGGHIASFASLATMIGCGQNHFWHAEDENHGGDLVYFQGHTSPGMYGRAYLEGRLTEDQLNHFRQEVDGKGLSSYPHPKLMPEFWQFPTVSMGLGPLMAIYQARFLKYLHARGIADTSKRKVWVFCGDGEMDEPESLGAIALAAREKLDNLIFVVNCNLQRLDGPVRGNGKIIQELEGDFRGSGWNVIKLIWGGYWDPLLAHDKEGILRKIMEDTVDGEYQAYKANDGKFVREHFFGKHPKLLEAVSRMSDEDIWRLNRGGHDPHKVYAAFNAAATHAGQPTVILAKTIKGYGMGHVGQAKNPTHQQKKLELDSIREFRDRFGIPIPDDQLEDLPYFKPADDSPEMKYLHERRAALGGYLPRRRAKADEHLTAPALDAFKAVLEPTAEGREISTTQAFVRILNQVLRDKQLGPRVVPILADESRTFGMEGLFRQIGIYAPEGQKYIPVDKDQVMYYREAADGQLLQEGINEAGAMSSWIAAATSYSSNNRIMIPFFIYYSMFGFQRIGDLAWAAGDMQARGFLLGGTAGRTTLNGEGLQHEDGHSHILASTIPNCVSYDPTFGHELAVIIQHGLKRMVEDQENVYYYLTVMNENYPQPGLTQGDEEGIIKGMYKLKSHGKGKNRVQLMGSGTILREVMAAQELLEADWGVASDLWSVTSFTELRRNGLDAERHNMLHPDEKKPQVAYVTEQLAKTEGPIIASTDYMKLFADQIRPFVPKGREYKVLGTDGFGRSDFRSKLREHFEVDRHFVVVAGLRALADEGKVPVVKVAEAIKKYGINPNKANPQYA, encoded by the coding sequence ATGTCCTCTTACGCCCAGGCTGGCGCCGTACAGGCTGCCAACGACGAAGACACCCTTGAAACCCAGGAGTGGCTCGAAGCCCTGGCGGCTGTCCTTGATCGTGAAGGACCGCAGCGCGCCCACTATCTACTCGAACGCCTGATCGACGAAGCCCGCCGTTCCGGCGCGCATATCCCGTTCTCGCCCAACACCGCCTACGTCAACACGATTCCCCCCGGCCTGGAGCCGGCCCACCCGGGCAACCTGGAGCTGGAATCGCGCATCCGCTCGTACGTGCGCTGGAACGCCATGGCCATGGTGGTCAAGGCCAACAAGCACAACCCGCCGGACGGCGGCGACCTGGGCGGCCACATCGCCTCCTTCGCCTCGCTGGCCACCATGATCGGCTGCGGCCAGAACCATTTCTGGCACGCCGAAGACGAAAATCACGGCGGCGACCTGGTGTACTTCCAAGGCCACACCTCGCCCGGCATGTACGGCCGCGCCTACCTCGAAGGCCGCCTGACCGAAGACCAGCTGAACCACTTCCGCCAGGAAGTGGACGGCAAGGGCCTGTCGTCCTACCCGCATCCGAAGCTGATGCCGGAGTTCTGGCAGTTCCCGACGGTGTCGATGGGCCTGGGCCCGTTGATGGCCATCTACCAGGCCCGCTTCCTGAAGTACCTGCACGCCCGCGGCATCGCCGACACCAGCAAGCGCAAGGTCTGGGTGTTCTGCGGCGACGGCGAAATGGACGAGCCGGAATCGCTGGGCGCCATCGCCCTGGCGGCGCGCGAAAAACTGGACAACCTGATCTTCGTGGTGAACTGCAACCTGCAGCGCCTGGACGGTCCGGTGCGCGGCAACGGCAAGATCATCCAGGAACTCGAAGGCGACTTCCGCGGTTCGGGCTGGAACGTGATCAAGCTGATCTGGGGCGGCTACTGGGATCCGCTGCTGGCGCACGACAAGGAAGGCATCCTGCGCAAGATCATGGAAGACACCGTCGACGGCGAGTACCAGGCGTACAAGGCCAACGACGGCAAGTTCGTGCGCGAACACTTCTTCGGCAAGCATCCGAAGCTGCTGGAAGCCGTGTCGCGCATGAGCGACGAGGATATCTGGCGCCTGAACCGCGGCGGCCATGACCCGCACAAGGTGTACGCCGCGTTCAACGCCGCCGCCACGCATGCGGGCCAGCCCACCGTCATCCTGGCCAAGACCATCAAGGGCTACGGCATGGGCCACGTCGGCCAGGCCAAGAACCCGACCCACCAGCAGAAGAAGCTGGAGCTGGACTCGATCCGCGAATTCCGCGACCGTTTCGGCATCCCGATCCCGGACGACCAGCTGGAAGACCTGCCGTACTTCAAGCCGGCCGACGACTCGCCCGAAATGAAGTACCTGCACGAGCGCCGCGCCGCGCTGGGCGGCTACCTGCCGCGCCGCCGCGCCAAGGCCGACGAGCATCTGACGGCGCCCGCCCTGGACGCCTTCAAGGCCGTGCTGGAGCCCACCGCCGAAGGCCGTGAGATCTCCACCACCCAAGCCTTCGTGCGCATCCTGAACCAGGTGCTGCGCGACAAGCAGCTGGGCCCGCGCGTCGTGCCTATCCTGGCCGACGAATCGCGCACCTTCGGCATGGAAGGCCTGTTCCGCCAGATCGGCATCTACGCGCCGGAAGGCCAGAAGTACATCCCGGTCGACAAGGACCAGGTGATGTACTACCGCGAAGCGGCCGACGGCCAGCTGCTGCAGGAAGGCATCAACGAAGCGGGCGCGATGAGCTCCTGGATTGCGGCGGCCACGTCGTACTCCTCGAACAACCGCATCATGATCCCGTTCTTCATCTACTACTCGATGTTCGGGTTCCAGCGCATCGGCGACCTGGCCTGGGCGGCCGGCGACATGCAGGCGCGCGGCTTCCTCCTGGGCGGCACCGCCGGGCGCACCACGCTCAACGGCGAAGGCCTGCAGCACGAAGACGGCCACAGCCACATCCTGGCGTCGACCATCCCGAACTGCGTGTCGTACGACCCGACCTTCGGTCATGAGCTGGCCGTGATCATCCAGCATGGCTTGAAGCGCATGGTGGAAGACCAGGAAAACGTCTATTACTACCTGACGGTGATGAACGAAAACTACCCGCAGCCCGGTCTGACCCAGGGCGACGAGGAAGGCATCATCAAGGGCATGTACAAGCTCAAGTCGCACGGCAAGGGCAAGAACCGCGTGCAGCTGATGGGCTCGGGCACGATCCTGCGCGAAGTCATGGCCGCGCAGGAACTGCTGGAAGCCGACTGGGGCGTGGCCTCGGACCTGTGGAGCGTCACCAGCTTCACGGAACTGCGCCGCAACGGCCTGGACGCCGAGCGCCACAACATGCTGCACCCCGACGAGAAGAAGCCGCAGGTGGCTTACGTCACGGAACAGCTGGCCAAGACGGAAGGCCCGATCATCGCGTCGACCGACTACATGAAGCTCTTCGCCGACCAGATCCGTCCGTTCGTGCCCAAGGGCCGCGAATACAAGGTGCTGGGCACCGACGGTTTCGGCCGCTCGGATTTCCGCTCGAAGCTGCGCGAGCACTTCGAAGTGGATCGCCACTTCGTCGTGGTCGCCGGCCTGCGCGCGCTGGCCGACGAAGGCAAGGTGCCGGTCGTCAAGGTGGCCGAAGCCATCAAGAAGTACGGCATCAATCCGAACAAAGCCAACCCGCAATACGCCTGA